The following are encoded in a window of Candidatus Palauibacter soopunensis genomic DNA:
- a CDS encoding SDR family oxidoreductase, with protein MDGNPGTGALFAPDVLAGRTALITGGGSGIGYGIAECLAAAGASVGVFSRNEERVVQAAERLAATHGARTLPTVGDVREPAALERAVRETRDALGSIDILVNNAAGNFYAPTAELSPNGWRAVVEIDLFGTFHACRAVYPVMAEQGYGRIVSISMTLYHRGWPLMAHATAAKAGVDALTRTLAIEWARDGINVNSVAPGPIPTEGVKKAFEAPPSDEVDMFGARSGAGFAERFIPAGRLGHPHDIGQTIAFLCSPGGDWITGAVIVVDGGESLVSPRTIPGGRGES; from the coding sequence ATGGACGGGAACCCGGGAACCGGCGCGCTCTTCGCACCCGATGTCCTCGCGGGCCGCACGGCGTTGATCACCGGCGGCGGCAGCGGCATCGGGTACGGAATCGCGGAGTGCCTCGCGGCGGCCGGCGCCTCCGTGGGCGTATTCAGCCGCAACGAGGAGCGAGTCGTACAGGCGGCGGAGCGCCTCGCCGCGACCCACGGCGCGCGCACCCTCCCGACCGTCGGGGACGTGCGTGAACCGGCGGCACTCGAACGCGCGGTGCGCGAGACGCGGGACGCGCTCGGGTCCATCGACATCCTCGTGAACAACGCGGCGGGCAATTTCTACGCCCCGACGGCGGAACTGTCGCCGAACGGTTGGCGCGCCGTGGTGGAGATCGACCTGTTCGGCACGTTCCACGCCTGTCGCGCGGTCTACCCCGTCATGGCCGAGCAGGGGTACGGGCGCATCGTGTCGATCTCGATGACGCTGTACCACCGGGGCTGGCCGCTCATGGCCCACGCCACGGCGGCCAAGGCGGGGGTGGACGCGCTCACCCGCACGCTCGCCATCGAGTGGGCGCGGGACGGGATCAACGTGAACTCCGTCGCGCCGGGGCCGATCCCCACGGAGGGCGTGAAGAAGGCGTTCGAGGCCCCCCCGAGCGACGAAGTCGACATGTTCGGCGCGCGCTCCGGCGCCGGGTTCGCCGAGCGCTTCATCCCCGCCGGACGGCTGGGGCACCCCCACGACATCGGGCAGACGATCGCCTTCCTGTGCTCACCCGGTGGAGACTGGATCACAGGCGCGGTGATCGTCGTCGACGGCGGGGAGTCGCTCGTGAGTCCGCGCACCATCCCCGGCGGACGCGGGGAAAGCTGA
- a CDS encoding sulfocyanin-like copper-binding protein: MLKRSTLLTLGTFILFGCGGGESDQPSPAPAPAPAPATEAAATASGPVAADWISVDDGARTVTIDLVAGSTDANNRWNFNGFANGEATVVVPAGYAVTLNFENRDPVNYHSVGVLERAASYPAIFDDATPVFDGAITSNATSMTEATAPGGGTESITFTASAAGEYALVCPVPAHAVTGMWIGFDVSESGESGLRN; the protein is encoded by the coding sequence ATGCTGAAGCGATCGACACTACTGACCCTGGGCACATTCATCCTCTTCGGATGCGGCGGCGGCGAGAGTGACCAGCCGTCGCCGGCGCCGGCCCCCGCCCCGGCTCCCGCCACAGAGGCGGCCGCCACGGCTTCGGGACCGGTGGCAGCGGACTGGATCTCGGTGGACGACGGCGCACGCACCGTGACGATCGATCTCGTCGCGGGCTCGACGGACGCGAACAACCGCTGGAACTTCAACGGCTTCGCAAACGGCGAGGCTACGGTCGTCGTGCCTGCCGGATACGCCGTCACGCTCAACTTCGAGAACCGGGACCCGGTCAACTATCACAGCGTCGGTGTCCTCGAGCGGGCGGCGAGCTACCCGGCGATCTTCGACGACGCCACGCCCGTGTTCGATGGCGCGATCACCTCGAACGCGACCTCGATGACGGAGGCCACGGCCCCCGGCGGCGGCACCGAGAGCATCACCTTTACGGCGTCCGCGGCAGGCGAGTACGCGCTCGTGTGTCCCGTTCCGGCCCACGCGGTCACCGGGATGTGGATCGGGTTCGACGTCTCCGAGTCGGGCGAGTCCGGACTCAGGAACTAA
- a CDS encoding proline dehydrogenase family protein, with protein METIRKALLWASTNPWLSQRLPERPFVRRAVRKFMPGETLEDALGEADRLRAEGIPTLVTTLGENVDTAEETRESVAEYVRAMDLAEEMGLDLEVSIKPTHLGLDQDFDLVCENVAELASRAETSGTLWIDMEGSSYKEATLSLYRAVRRRHVNVGLCIQSYLRQTADDLESLMEFGPRIRLVKGAYAEPAEIAFPDKRDVDESYLALARRLIDHMGEGGDGFLGLGTHDPAMIGPLSEYARTAGLDGGRFEIEMLYGIGRREQRRLVSHGTPLRVLISYGGAWFPWYMRRLAERPANVWFVARSMFR; from the coding sequence ATGGAGACGATACGGAAGGCGCTGCTGTGGGCTTCCACGAACCCGTGGCTCTCGCAGCGCCTCCCCGAACGCCCCTTCGTGCGGCGCGCCGTCCGCAAGTTCATGCCGGGCGAGACGCTGGAGGACGCGCTCGGCGAAGCTGACCGGCTGCGCGCCGAAGGCATTCCCACTCTCGTCACCACGCTGGGCGAGAACGTCGACACCGCGGAGGAGACCCGCGAATCCGTCGCCGAGTATGTACGCGCGATGGATCTGGCGGAGGAGATGGGGCTCGATCTGGAAGTCTCGATCAAGCCCACTCACCTGGGACTCGATCAGGATTTCGACCTCGTGTGCGAGAACGTCGCGGAGTTGGCTTCACGCGCCGAGACATCGGGCACGCTCTGGATCGACATGGAGGGGTCGTCCTACAAGGAGGCGACCCTCTCGCTCTACCGGGCGGTCCGGCGCCGGCACGTGAACGTCGGGCTCTGTATCCAGTCCTACCTGAGACAGACTGCGGACGACCTCGAATCGCTCATGGAATTCGGCCCCCGCATCCGGCTGGTGAAGGGGGCGTACGCGGAACCGGCCGAGATCGCCTTTCCCGACAAGCGTGACGTGGACGAGAGCTACCTCGCCCTCGCGCGCCGCCTCATCGACCACATGGGAGAGGGAGGGGATGGATTCCTCGGCCTCGGGACGCACGATCCGGCGATGATCGGGCCGCTCTCCGAATACGCACGGACCGCGGGCCTCGACGGCGGCCGGTTCGAGATCGAGATGCTGTACGGGATCGGGCGGCGCGAGCAAAGGAGGCTCGTGAGCCACGGGACCCCGCTGCGGGTGCTGATCAGCTACGGGGGGGCGTGGTTCCCCTGGTACATGCGCCGCCTCGCCGAACGGCCGGCGAACGTGTGGTTCGTCGCCCGCAGCATGTTTCGCTAG